The DNA window AACATCGAGAAGGATCCATCGCTGACTGAGGTGTCGCTCATACTGACTTAACTTAGTTACACTCAATTAACTCAGTTAAATTCAGTTTACTCAATGATAAGATTaagtttgttgtttgttaaaAGATAGAGATCAAACATGAGGAAGAAATATAGTTTAGCTGCATCAGCTTCGCgtaaacagataaaacagatgTTATTCAAATGTGACTTATCGGTTATTAACATGTTATTAATCTGTTATTAACGTGTGTCAGGAAGGAAACATGAAAAAATTTGACTCATAATCACATGAGAACATTTATTCACAGTTCAAATTGATTGAAAATGtagattttaaaacaatgaaataaaaagtaacTAAAATTAACTAATTTCGATTTTATTAATTGAAGTTCTTCAAGTTTATTACATTTTGATTGTTTATTACAGAAATTTCAATGTGAGCAGATAAACAGACGAGTGGTGCAAATGAAAAAGTCTCATACATAATTAATCAGATTATTTTGACGTTTTATTCACTCAGAGACGATAAGTAACGAGGACTAGAAACACTTTTCATTTCAGAGGATGACATCCGATGACGGTCGACAGATCGACTCTGTCACTTTTCCTGTTTGTAGGGGAGGGGCTGTGGGAGGGGCTGGGGGAGGAGGTGGGCCCTGTGAGGCTGGGGGAGGATCATGGGCTGTTTGTTGTCTCCTCGGTCATGCCAGCAGACGTCCAGCAGGGGGTAGACTTTCCCCTGAATGTCCAGCCTGAAGCTGTAGATGAAGCCCAGCTCGTCAGGACTGTGGCTGTTGTAGAAGGTCAGAGCTCCTCCCTCGTAGTCCAGGAACAGTCCCACCCGGCGAGGGGGCGTCGACACCGGGAGGACGACCCTGGGTGAGGAGAAGGCTTCGTAAACTCCGTCCTTCAGTCCGATCAGCCACGCTCCGCTCTCTGGGCTCTTGACCAGCTTGGACTTCCGACCCGTTGTTCCTTTGACCAAACCAAGACGCCATTTGGGTTTGTTACCCACCTCCACCTGGTGAGGACACAACTTTACAACCACTAGTTCGACATTAGCAGATGAGTTTGCCCGAGATATGTCTCATTCACACTGACTTTTGGACAAAAGCCCCAGACTGTAAACAGATCTGTGTTCAATCACTTTGAGTGAACTCCTGAAAGTTCAGGAGGCTCGTGGATACGTTGCCGACGAGACGTGGAGACAGACATACGATTGCATCGTGTGAGAACCTGTCGACACTCGGTCTTGTAGGAAGTCGTGAAAGACTCTCGAAGACAGGAAGTCGAGTAGTGTGAACGTAGCACACTCGTCTTTATCATAAGTCATAATCGTTCAGTGAAGCTGATCACATACATGTCGGTGAGAATCCACACAGAAACATCTCCTCTCAGAACAGGACAGTTCTTTAACGATCTTTTCAATTtctgtgatttctgtgtgtgcactgcagTCTCATGCCCTTTTATGGGCATTGGTGGGGCTTTATCTATGTTTCTATCggtttctatctatctatgccTATAACTTACGAACACATGTCAATCATCATTTAAGAACTCATGTGTGAACAATTCTGCAGTTTAGGGAGGTGTCTTGAATCTGATGTAGTTTTCTTAAGAACAGACTTAAGAAGATACTGTCATCACAGCCGAGAGTGGTTTACCTCCCAGTAGTGTTTCCCAGAGGAGAAGCCTCGGTCGGTGAGGACACAGTAACTGTAACTGAACCTCTCTGGATTATCAGGAAGTCTCCGCAGCACAGCCCCACAGAACACCACCGTGTCCCCGTGATGGAGCTCCAACATCGGGTGGGCGGTTTGAGGATCCAGCTTCAACATCTCTGGTgctggaggaagaaaaggatGTTTAAATATGTGAAGACAAAGACGTAACTaccatcaaaactaaatgtttgAATCATTCATCGGATTATTAACTGACAGGGACAGGTAGAGggacggagacagacagaggaacgGAGACAGATAGAGAATGGTGGAGGGAAGGGGACAGGTAGAGGGACAGGGACCGGTAGCAAGACAGGTAGAGggacggagacagacagaggaacagagacagatagagaatGGTGGAGGGAAGGGGACAGGTAGAGGGACAGGGACCGGTAGCAAGACAGGTAGAGggacggagacagacagagaatgGTGAAGGGAAGGGGACAGGTAGAGGGACAGGGACCGGTAGCAAGACAGGTAGAAGGAAGGGGACAGGTAGAGGGACAGGGACCGGTAGCAAGACAGGTAGAAGGAAGGGGACAGGTAGAGGGACAGGGACCGGTAGCAAGACAGGTAGAGggacggagacagacagagaatgGTGAAGGGAAGGGGACAGGTAGAGGGACAGGGACCGGTAGCAAGACAGGTAGAGGGACGGAGACAGATAGAGGAACGGAGACAGATAGAGAATGGTGGAGGGAAGGGGACAGGTAGAGGGACAGGGACCGGTAGCAAGACAGGTAGAAGGaaggggacagacagaggaacgGAGACAGATAGAGAATGGTGGAGGGAAGGGGACAGGTAGAGGGACAGGGACCGGTAGCAAGACAGGTAGAAGGAAGGGGACAGGTAGAGGGACAGGGACTGGTAGCAAGACAGGTAGAAGGAAGGGGACAGGTAGAGGGACAGGGACCGGTGCACCTGGCAGGACTTTTCGGTGAAGTCTCTTCCAGACCGTGAGTTTGATGTCGTTGTGGTTGAAACCTGGTTTGAAGTTGACGGAGCTGAAGAGCTCCCCCTGCTGGAGCTTCTGACTCGCTCTGAACCTGCAGACGTTACCTGTTTATCGCTTCATGTTTTATGGGTAAAATGAGTGAAAACACGTTGAGACGTTTGTTACCTCGGAGCGATTGATCCGTACTtctgtaaacaaacagaaacaggacAGTAATGAGTCTGACGAAGGTTATGGATCTGATTCAAACGTCCTGTCCACAAGAGACGGATCAGTGTCTCGGACTGAAAATACCATGATGAAGTCCAAGTGTCCCTCGTTGCTCAGCTCCTGCAGGGTGTTGTGCGCCTCCTGCAGTCGGTTCAGGTTCTGGTTTAACTGGTCCGTCTGGTTCTGGAGGGAAAGGATAAGGACGGCAGCAGACGTCTCCACCTGCTGCAtgaaccccacctcctcctcctccaggcagcGCCGCAGTTCGCCAAACTCCTTCCTCACGACCCACTTCAGCACGTCAGACTCGTTCTGATGGACACAGGAGCAAGCGGGTCACCTTCTATTGGCTGAGGTTGTGAGTTGAGAATAGAACCGTGAGTGTCCGTCAGAGCTGACACTGCCATTGGTCCATCAAGATAAACAGTTGGACATCACAGTCTGAGATGTAGTTCCTATCTTTGGCCATCAGGTGGCAGTGTTCATGTGGAGGTTTCTTGGTTTTTcatgtagaaaaataaaatgtaagatCTGACGACAAATGTCCTGAGGTCGGATCATCAGTGTCTTCGTTCATGTTGcagtgacacaaacaaacagatgtgaAAATTACAAAACGTGAAACTCACCGTGATCCTCGATCTGTTGTACGAAAGTTTACAGATGTGATCTTCGACTTTACGTTTCTGCTGCTGGAATTCAGTCATCAGACAGGAAATATCCTCCTAAGAGACAGACAggcggacagacagacagacaga is part of the Limanda limanda chromosome 18, fLimLim1.1, whole genome shotgun sequence genome and encodes:
- the LOC133024696 gene encoding E3 ubiquitin-protein ligase TRIM50-like, whose translation is MERCLNLEEQLRCPVCLDIFTEPLMLQCGHSYCRCCVRSMTMDLLGQLQCPVCRCAVDGDSPSPNVTLARIIEALQEVSVSGGAQLESCPQHHNPLSLYCEDELTVICGLCGSIGAHRGHKITPVSSVYSRMKEDISCLMTEFQQQKRKVEDHICKLSYNRSRITNESDVLKWVVRKEFGELRRCLEEEEVGFMQQVETSAAVLILSLQNQTDQLNQNLNRLQEAHNTLQELSNEGHLDFIMKYGSIAPRFRASQKLQQGELFSSVNFKPGFNHNDIKLTVWKRLHRKVLPAPEMLKLDPQTAHPMLELHHGDTVVFCGAVLRRLPDNPERFSYSYCVLTDRGFSSGKHYWEVEVGNKPKWRLGLVKGTTGRKSKLVKSPESGAWLIGLKDGVYEAFSSPRVVLPVSTPPRRVGLFLDYEGGALTFYNSHSPDELGFIYSFRLDIQGKVYPLLDVCWHDRGDNKQPMILPQPHRAHLLPQPLPQPLPYKQEK